CCGCGTGCGGCAGCCGCGTCGGCTGCTGCGGCTCGCGCGCCGGCAACATCGCCAGCGTATCGCCGTGATGCGACAGCAGGCGCAGCGTGCCGTCCGGGTCCTCGGCCAGCGCGGTCAGGCTTTCCACCCAGTCGCCGTCGTTGGCGTAGACGCAACCGTCGCGCTCGAACAAGCCGGCGCGGTGGATGTGGCCGCAGATCACGCCGTCCAGGCCGCGCCGGCGCGCGTCGTCCAGGCCCGCCTGCACGAAACGGGCGATGTAGCGCTCGGCCGCACCGCTCTGGCGCTTGAGGAATTCCGACAGCGACCAATAGCGCAAGCCGCAGCGGCGGCGCGCGCGGTTGAGCAGCTGGTTGCCGGTGAGGATGCGGTAATACAGCCAGTCGCCGAACTGCTCTTGCAGACCGCCGAAATGGGTGACGCCGTCGTAGTCGTCGCCGTGGGTGACCAGCAGGCGGCGGCCGTCGGCGGTGACGTGGATGCTGCGGCGGCGGATCGACATGCGCGGCAGCGCCAGGCCGCAGAAGCGGCGGATCGGGCGGTCGTGGTTGCCGGGCACGTAGATCAGCTCGGTGCCGGCGCGGCGCAGCGCGTGCAGGGCTTCGATCACCCGGTACTGGGCCGAACCCCAGGTCACGCGCTTCTGCGCCATCCACCACAGATCGACGATGTCGCCGACCAGATACAGCCGGTCGCAGCGCAGCCGGCCCAGGAACTCGGCCAGCTCGGCGGCATGGCAATGCTTGGAACCCAGGTGCACGTCCGACAGGAACACCGCGCGTCGGCGTGGCGGCAGTTGGGCGACGGTGGAGGTCATGCGCTGCTCGGGCTGGCCACGGAAACCTCGTCGCGCGGCGGCGCGGCCACGGCCGCAGGCTCGCCCACGCTCAGGTAGCGCTCGCGCTTCTTCGGACGCAGGCGCTCCAGGTCGACCTCGATCAGGCCGTCGACCGCATCGCTGAAGGCCGGGTCCACGCCGAAGGCGAGGAACCGCGCCCCGCCCGGCTCGCACAGATCGGTGTACTGCTTGTAGAGCATGGGCAGGGTCGCGCCCAGCGCGTCCAGATTGCCCTTGAGCACGCGGAAGGCGGTGCCGGCGTCGAGCTCGTCGAACTGCGGCGGCGCGGCGCGGTACGCGAAGGGCTGGCGCGATTCGGCCAGACCGGCGTCGCCGCCGTAGTAACGCGCGTAATAGGCCACGATCTGCTCGCGCGCGGCCGGCGGCAGCGCGGCGCTGATCGACACCGGGCCGTACAGGTAGCGCACGTTGCGGTGGCGGGCCAGGAAGGCGCCGATGCCCTGCCACAGGTAGTCGATGCTGCGGCTGCCCCAGTACTCCGGGGTCACGAAGCTGCGGCCCAGCTCCATGCCCTGGGCCAGGCGCGGCACGGTGTCGTCGGCGTAGCGGAACAGCGAAGCGGTGTAGAGCCCGGCCAGGCCGCGTTCGGCCAGCACCTGGGCGCCGCGGGCGATGCGATAGGCACCGGCGATCTTGGTGGCGCCCGCGTCCCACAGCACGATGTGCTCGTACCAGCTGTCGTACACGTCCACGTCCAGGCGCCGCCCGGTGCCCTCGCCCACCGCGCGGAAGGTCAGTTCGCGCAGGCGGCCGATCTCGCGCAGCAGCGGCGAGCCCGCGGGCAGGCGGCCGACCCGGATCTGCTTGCCGTCCAGGGTGCAGCCCAGCGAGATCAGCGCCTCGACCTCGGCGCGCACCAGCGCCGGCGCCACCGGTTCGATCAGCGGTTCCGGTCCCAGCGGCGCCGCGCGTTCGCGCACCGTGCCGATGGCGTGCAGCTCGCGCCGCACCTCGCGCAGCAGGCGGTGGGGGTCGCCGTCGGCCGGCAGTTGCAGCGGGCGGCCGATGCGCAGCGCGATCCGGCGCGCACGGCGGGCGAACATCTCGCGCGCCAGCAGCGCGGTGCCGGCCGGCTTGAACAGGGCCGAAGCGCCGTAAAAAAGTGCCGAATTGCGCGCTTCGATGCGCACCGGCAGCACCGGCGCGCCGGTCTTGCGGGCGAATCGCAGGAACCCGCGGCGCCAGCGCCCGTCGGTGACCCCGCGCAGGCCCAGCCGCGCGACTTCGCCGGCCGGGAACACGATCACGCACTGCTCGGCTTCCAGTGCGGCCTCGATCGCCGCCAGGCTGTCGGCACTGGGCCGGCCGCCGAGGATGCGCACCGGCAGGATCAGCCCGTCCAGGCCTTCCAGCGCCAGCAACAGGTCGTTGGCGACGATGCGCACGTCGCGCCGCACCCGGCCGACCACGTCCAGCAGGGCCAGGGCATCGATCGCGCCGGAGGGGTGGTTGGCGACCACCAGCAGGCGGCCGCTGGCCGGAATGCGCTGCTGCTCGGCCGCATCCACGCTGTAGCGCGCCTGCAGGAACTCCAGCGCCGCGGTGACGAAGGCGAAGCCGCGCAGGTGGCCGTTCTCGGCCAGGAAGGCGTCGACCATGTCGAAGCGCGACCAGCGCCCGAGGGTGCGCAGCAACGGCCGGGCCAGCCGTTCGCGCCGGCCACGGAACCAGTGGGGGTAGCGTTCTTGCAGGCGGCGTTCGAGTTGCAGCATGGCGCGTCGCGGTGGCGGCGGTTTGCCGCGCAGCCTGCGCCGGCGCGGCGACAGCCAGATGGCGGCCGCGCGTCAGCCGTGTGACAGCGCCGTAGCCGGCCGATTAACCCCCCGACAACGCCCGATAGGGGCACAATGCGCCGAACCCGCCCAGGCTGTATCATAGGCGGCCATCTTTTTATCCGAATCGAAGGATATTCGACCGATGTCCAGCTACCTGTTCACCTCCGAGTCCGTCTCCGAAGGCCACCCGGACAAGATCGCCGACCAGATTTCCGATGCGGTGCTGGACGCGATCCTGGCCCAGGACAAGCGCGCCCGCGTGGCCTGCGAAACCCTGGTCAAGACCGGTGCGGCCATCGTCGCCGGCGAGGTCACCACCACCGCGTGGGTGGACATCGAGTCGCTGGCGCGCAAGGTCATCAACGACATCGGCTACAACAATTCCAATGTCGGTTTCGACGGCCACACCTGCGCCATCATCAACATGCTCGGCAAGCAGTCGCCGGACATCGCCGCGGGCGTGGACCGCAAGAAGCCGGAAGAACAGGGCGCGGGCGACCAGGGCCTGATGTTCGGCTACGCCTGCAACGAGGCGCCGGAATTCATGCCGGCCCCGATCTATTACTCGCACCGTCTGGTCGAGCAGCAGGCCAAGGTCCGCAAGCAGAAGAACTCCAAGCTGCCGTGGCTGCGCCCGGACGCGAAGTCGCAGGTCACCCTGCGCTACGACGCCGACCACAAGGTCGCCGGCCTGGACGCG
The sequence above is a segment of the Lysobacter silvisoli genome. Coding sequences within it:
- a CDS encoding UDP-2,3-diacylglucosamine diphosphatase, translating into MTSTVAQLPPRRRAVFLSDVHLGSKHCHAAELAEFLGRLRCDRLYLVGDIVDLWWMAQKRVTWGSAQYRVIEALHALRRAGTELIYVPGNHDRPIRRFCGLALPRMSIRRRSIHVTADGRRLLVTHGDDYDGVTHFGGLQEQFGDWLYYRILTGNQLLNRARRRCGLRYWSLSEFLKRQSGAAERYIARFVQAGLDDARRRGLDGVICGHIHRAGLFERDGCVYANDGDWVESLTALAEDPDGTLRLLSHHGDTLAMLPAREPQQPTRLPHAA
- a CDS encoding lysophospholipid acyltransferase family protein, with the protein product MLQLERRLQERYPHWFRGRRERLARPLLRTLGRWSRFDMVDAFLAENGHLRGFAFVTAALEFLQARYSVDAAEQQRIPASGRLLVVANHPSGAIDALALLDVVGRVRRDVRIVANDLLLALEGLDGLILPVRILGGRPSADSLAAIEAALEAEQCVIVFPAGEVARLGLRGVTDGRWRRGFLRFARKTGAPVLPVRIEARNSALFYGASALFKPAGTALLAREMFARRARRIALRIGRPLQLPADGDPHRLLREVRRELHAIGTVRERAAPLGPEPLIEPVAPALVRAEVEALISLGCTLDGKQIRVGRLPAGSPLLREIGRLRELTFRAVGEGTGRRLDVDVYDSWYEHIVLWDAGATKIAGAYRIARGAQVLAERGLAGLYTASLFRYADDTVPRLAQGMELGRSFVTPEYWGSRSIDYLWQGIGAFLARHRNVRYLYGPVSISAALPPAAREQIVAYYARYYGGDAGLAESRQPFAYRAAPPQFDELDAGTAFRVLKGNLDALGATLPMLYKQYTDLCEPGGARFLAFGVDPAFSDAVDGLIEVDLERLRPKKRERYLSVGEPAAVAAPPRDEVSVASPSSA